A single Actinomadura algeriensis DNA region contains:
- a CDS encoding DUF4287 domain-containing protein, translated as MSFQAYLDTIEDKTGLTPREFIALAHERGFDDPSVKATPIIEWLKQDYDLGRGHAMALVHVIKKGAKIDAKHVGTSGSHRDESGTLWLDGKHDRPA; from the coding sequence ATGTCCTTTCAGGCGTACCTCGACACCATCGAAGACAAGACCGGACTGACGCCGCGCGAGTTCATCGCACTGGCTCACGAGCGCGGCTTCGACGATCCGTCCGTCAAGGCCACCCCCATCATCGAGTGGCTGAAGCAGGACTACGATCTGGGCCGCGGACACGCGATGGCCCTGGTGCACGTCATCAAGAAGGGCGCGAAGATCGACGCCAAGCACGTCGGAACCTCGGGCTCCCACCGCGACGAGTCCGGCACCCTCTGGCTCGACGGGAAGCACGACCGGCCCGCCTGA